ACCCGGAAGAAAATCCGGACGTGAACATCATCGTCGGGGCGACGTTCGATCAGTCGCTTCAAAACAGGCTACGGGTGTCCGTGGTCGCGACCGGCATTCACTCCGGCGTTGCCTCCCAGCACGTTGCACCGCCGCCGCCCGTGGAGAAAGACGCGGGCCTCGCCGAGCGGATGCAGTCGGTTCAGCAAGAGCCTCCGCAGCGCCGCGCGCCGTTCGGCGGATTGCGCGAGCAACCGGCGCGTCAGCCGCAGGATCGGCGCGTCGTTCTCGAACCGAAGGGAAGACGCGGCGGCGATGACGTCGCGCCGCCCGTTCCGGCGGACAACGGCCAGCGTTTCGAGCCCGTGCCCCCCGCGAAGACCGCTCGCGCCCCGCGGCGACCGCTCACATTCTCGGATTTTCCCGAACTCGGACAATCCGACGGTGGCAGCAACAATGGCGCCTCGAATCGAAGTTCCGGCAAGCCGCGCGGTTTCTTCGACTGGATGGCGGGCCGGGATCGCAGCACGACGAAATCAAACGCCTCGCCGCAGACCAAATCTGTTGCTCTTCAGCCACGCACCAATCATGAAAAAACTGTGGCAGAACAAGGGCGTCGGAATGGCGCAAGCCATGACGACACCGGCGAAGACATGGACGGCGACCCTGCAGCCACGCGCCAAAATGGCGACGAAGCGATTGATATTCCTAAATTTTTTAGAAAACCTGCATCCTGATCGCAGGTTTTCTTTCTCAACCTCTGTGTACGGCGCTTCGGGCCTCTCCCGGGCGCCGTTTTCGGTTGTGTCGAACTGTCAGCCCTCCCCGTAACAGACTGTTAAAAAGCGTGATTTGAAGCACGCCAAGTTGCCCGGCTAACTTTGCCGCAGGTCGGATGTATTGAGCTTCCGCGCGCGTACCGGCAGATCGCCGGCCCAAGAGTAGCGTGTAGCTACCGATGCTCGCATAGAAGCCATTGGGCATCGTCCGGCACACGATGGGGGGTGCATTCCTTCGGCAAAGGAAGGCACCGTGGCACAAAAAAAACGGCGCACTCTTATGAGCTTTCGAAGCTATTCGAACAGGCAAACCACTCTTGAGCGCGAAATCGTCCTGAAAGGGGCGGGCGTGCATAGTGGCGCGGAAGTATCGCTGATCCTCCACCCGGCCGAGGCCAACACCGGCTATAATTTCTACGTCTCCGGCGGTAAGAATGCGGGCCATATCCCCGGCGATTTCCGCTCCGTGACCAATCTGACCCTCTGCACCGTGATCAGCGGCGCCGGCGGCGCCTCCGTCGCCACCGTGGAGCATCTGCTTTCTGCCCTGCGCGGCATGGGCATCGATAACGCGGATATCGAGGTTGACGGCAACGAACTGCCGATCCTCGACGGCAGCGCGGAACCGTTCGTGAGAGCCATCGAAGAGGCGGGCGTTCGCGAACTCGACGAAGCGCGCCGCTACATCAAGATTCTCCGTCCCGTCACAGTCAGGGACGGCGGCTCCATCGGTGAAATCTTCCCCTATGACGGTTTCCGCCTCGACATC
This genomic window from Rhodomicrobium lacus contains:
- the lpxC gene encoding UDP-3-O-acyl-N-acetylglucosamine deacetylase, with product MSFRSYSNRQTTLEREIVLKGAGVHSGAEVSLILHPAEANTGYNFYVSGGKNAGHIPGDFRSVTNLTLCTVISGAGGASVATVEHLLSALRGMGIDNADIEVDGNELPILDGSAEPFVRAIEEAGVRELDEARRYIKILRPVTVRDGGSIGEIFPYDGFRLDIEIDFPTPLIGRQRIDLEVTPASFKKHLSRARTFGFMKDVKQLWAAGRALGSSLENTVAIGEDRILNPEGLRYPDEFVRHKTLDAVGDFALAGAAILGLYRSKRPSHKLNSMMLHALYENRDAWTIVEAADKTRRHYVSPRADFGIAFATPNFAPEND